A region from the Aphis gossypii isolate Hap1 chromosome 1, ASM2018417v2, whole genome shotgun sequence genome encodes:
- the LOC126555922 gene encoding uncharacterized protein LOC126555922, with product MTRGPIAIAVVPFIPSSSSLPSSSLSSSSSWLLLLSLLLFLPLSLTSATAAAAGSTVAVVGRPVEIRAAVILPAESKFIVTLSKVMPVLDIAVRDLYARGILRKTDVTFRFMQKDDKCEDIEAMRSGFELIINGRVDLFLGPTCDYGVG from the coding sequence aTGACCCGCGGGCCGATCGCGATTGCCGTCGTACCGTTTATACCGTCGTCTTCGTCTTTGCCGTCGTCGTctttgtcgtcgtcgtcgtcgtggttgttgttgttgtcgttgttgttgtttttgccGCTGTCGTTGACGAgtgccaccgccgccgccgccgggtCGACGGTCGCCGTCGTCGGACGGCCCGTGGAGATCCGCGCGGCCGTCATACTGCCCGCCGAGTCCAAGTTCATCGTTACGCTGTCCAAAGTGATGCCCGTGCTGGACATCGCAGTACGCGACCTGTACGCCAGGGGCATACTCCGGAAAACGGACGTCACGTTCAGGTTCATGCAAAAGGACGACAAGTGCGAGGACATCGAGGCCATGCGCTCCGGTTTCGAGCTGATCATCAACGGTCGCGTCGACCTATTCCTGGGACCCACTTGCGATTATGGCGTCGGTTAG